The DNA window GGTATCTACCCTGGGGTCTAACAGCTCTTCGTAATTATGGCGTAGCCAATGGTCACCGAAAGTTATTTCATACCGCTTCACATCTCTTCCCTTGAGATACTGCATATCCTGTTTTTCTTGTTTCTTGCCCTCGTAAAGCACTCGGTCAGCTATTGAACCGCCCCGTTTCTTACCCCGACCCCTCGTCCAATAGTTGAGTCCCACATCCTTCACCAACGAAATATCGTCCAGTTTCACTTTGTCAGTCGTTAACTTGGAATCCAGCGGATTAACGTATTTCCAGGATAGTGACTCAAGAACGTCTTTATCCAAATCCCAACGACACATCGACGCCGGGAAAATGTCTATATCACTCACCTCACATAATTCCGCATGTCTAACACGAACTGTCGTCTGTCGCCCAAGCCGCTTCTGTAAGAATAGTAGTGCTGTAAATACATTGGGCTGACGGAAAACCTGGTTTATCCCGAAGTCCACAATCTGTGTAACGTCCGCTCTTTCAAGAACATAGCGCTTGAAATCGTTGAAATATGGACCCACTAAGAATGTATTTGGAATGATAAATCCAAACAAGCAATTAGGCTTGAGCAAATCCACGGCTCTTTGGGAGAAAGCAACATAGTTATCATTGTTCCTGATAAAGGTAGGGTAGTGAAACTCCAAATATGATTTTACTTTTATGTCGAAAACGATTCCATATGGGGGGTTCCCAATCACGGTATCGAAGCCGCCTGCTTTCACAATTTCCGGAAACTCCCCATTCCAATCGAAAGTGTTGATTCGATAGCGTTCCTCATCATCCATCAAGCTCATTTGCTTGTTGTCGTAGTAATCAGGACCGATGAGAGAATTACCACACTTGATGTTATTCCCGAGGTCAGGGAGTGCTCTTTCGTGGAACAGCTTGAGCTGGGACGTAAGTGTTTCATCGGATTCACCTTCAAGGACTTTAAGAAGCAAAGAAAGCTTTGTAACTTCAACAGCCTGCGGGTCTATGTCTACACCATAAATATTGTTAAGCAGAATGCGTTTACGTTCCCCGGTTGTAAGACGCCAATCACCGCCGAGTCCCTGGAACAACTTTGGCGAACGGCCCTTTGCCAACTTCTCAAGACCGTCCTCGACATACCGGTCGCGGTGCCAGTCGAGGAGATGCTGGAAAGCACCTATCAGAAATGAGCCAGAGCCGCAAGCCGGGTCGAGTATCTTGAGCTTGGAAGCCTGTTTCGGTGTCTTTCCTTCAAGCAGTTTCCCCACCGTGTTATCGACGATGTAGTCAACGATGAATGTCGGGGTATAGTAGACACCGCCTGCTTTTTTGACCTCCGGTTTCTCTTCCACGACTGCTCGGTGCCTCGGCGTCAGGCGGATAACCTTGCCGAGGAACTGCTCATAAACCTGGCCGAGGATGTCTGCGGGAAGAACGGAGAACTCGTACGGGCTCTCGGGATAGTAGAGCTTTCTTATTATCTCTTTCAGAGGCTTGTCGTCAACAACCATTCCGGGCGTCAGTTCGTCCGGGTATTCAGGGCGTTCTTTTTCTTCCCGGAAATGGAACAGGCCCGAGTTGTACCTGTCGTTTGCCTTCCTGAAGAGCTCGAAGAGTCTGGGGTAAACGTGGGGTCCGTTGAGAAGAGCCATGAGTGCCCCGTAAATTTCGATGCCCCGCGCCTCGCAGATTCGCAGGAAGATGATTCTGTCGATTGTCCGCTGGACGGCGTAGTTGAGCTCCCTGTGGCTCATTCCGGAATTGCGCAGAGCGATGTTGCGGGCGAGCAGGTCCCGCCAAGACTCGATTTCCTTCAGGAAAGCCTCGTCGACTTCCGCTGTTCCTTTCGGTTTCTTGGATTCCGCGTACTTGTCGAAGGAGCCTTTGAGGACGGCTTCACGGGAGAATACAGAAGCGATTTCGTCCCAGCGTTTTTCATATTCCGGGTAGGTGAAGTAGAGCGTCCGCGCTCTGGACGCTTTGTCGGTCTTTACCGGCTTGACTCGGCAATCGTAGACCGCGAGCTCTTCGAAGTCAGTCAGTAAGCTCAGTGGAAGCTTTGCCGACCACGCATAGCGCCTGAGTTGGAAGGCCGGACTTATGTCGTCTTTGAGATTGACGGAAGGCTTCTTGGCCTCAACGAAGAACTTGCGCGTTCCGCCAATGCGGAAGCAGTAGTCGGGCGCTTTTGTCGCTTCACCGACCTTGACCGCGTCTTCGACGATAACATCTTTATACTGTTCGGCATATCCCTGTTCGTTGTAGACATCCCATCCGAGGGCTTTGAAGAACGGGTCGATGAACTCAAGTCTCAGTTGTGATTCTTTGTATTGCCCGGAAAGGTACGCCTCGCGGTTCATTTCGAACCGCTCTGTCAGTTCAAGAACCTCAGATGGAACCATAGTGTTGCTTCTCCCAATCGGCCATCGCCGCTTTATTCGTTTCATATTGTACAACCGCCAAGTGATGTTTTCGAACTGCTTTAGAAGAATAGTTGACAGAGAATCACGCGTTGACTGGGGAAGTGTAATTGTCGCTCATCACTCGCCAAGTTTTTCAAGAACGAAAGCAATGTACTGGCTACGGGCATCATCGATATCTGATGAAAACATATCAAGGGCCAGATCGCTCGTGAGAAATGGTGGGAAGGGGATCAGTCCCGCGAAGGCGCGAAAGCTACTCCACCGCCATTCACCAGGATGTTGCGCAAGATTGGCTTTGACCGGGTTGAGCGCCATGTAGCGTAGAAGCTCCAGAAAGTGACTTTCGCGCGTCACCAATGGTGAGTGAAACCGACCCTGTACCACATGTCCTATCCTGTCGTGCCTGTAGTTGAACCTGGCGCAGTAAGCGCCATTGAGCAACTGCATTCCCTCCGATAGCTTACCCGTGGGCGTTTCGATAAGCAGATGATAGTGATTGCCTACCAGGCAATAAGAGTGGCAGATCCATGAGTAGGTGGAATTGACCTCGGAGAGTATTCCAAGAAAATCTCTACGATCTTGCGAGGATAGGAAGATACTCTGTTGGCCATTTCCCCTGGAATAAATATGGTGCAGTGCGCCTGGAAAACTGATTCTCGGTTGCCTCATATAATGACTATATCAGCAATACAAGCATATGACAAGCGAATATGACCCCAGACATGGCGAAATGGTTTCGAAAAACGCATATTTTGGTTTGACCCCATTATGCCTTATGCAATTATTGCGGGATGGCGCGTGTCTGGCGGTAGAGCTGGCGGAGCGGGATTTCGGCGGGGCAGATGGTTTCGCACATCCCGCAGTCCACACAACGGTCGGCCATGTCGAAGGCGCGGATCAGATGAAAGATCGGGGTGTCGGGCGGCGCGGCGCCAGGGTTTACCAGGTCGGGGTTATCCAGTGCGCACTCCTTGCAGTAGCACATCGGACAGATATTGCGGCAACCCATGCACCTGACGCAACGAGAGAAAGCGTCGAGCCAGAAGGAGAGGCGCACGGTGGGATCATCAGATGAAGCCTCAGGAAAGAACGTGGCTTGAGGATGATCACACACGCACTTGCTCGCAAGCTCCTCGGAGCATGGAACTTCAATCATGCGTAGCCGGCCGATATCGACCTGGTTGTGTTTCTCGAGCTCCACAAGCATGCGACGGTCGCACTCGCGCACCGGCACAATCAGGTTGCCTTCGAGGAGCGGCAGCAGCATGATCGCGAACGACGCCATCGGGTATCGCTTGTCCCCGACGTGGATCGACTCGATCGCCGGGTCGTCGGCGCGTGAGATGGTTTTTGGCGCGAGTTGGCCGTCACGCTCGACCAGCGCTACCGCAGTCGTCGTTTCGCCGTCCGCGAGCGCCTGTCTTACTGCTTCCGCAAGCTCGCTTTTCATAGGGATTCCTCAGATGGAGATAACGCCCACGGGGATTTGCCCGCCGAGGCGACCTGCTCGGTAAATGAGGTGATTACGTCTGAGAACCTGGCGCCTTCGGCCGCGCTGATCCACTCGAGCCTGACGCGCCGTGGATCCATGCCAATGCCGACCAGCATGTCCTTCAGCACCCTGAACCTTTCAGCGGCCGCGTAGTTGCCCTTATCGTAATGACAGTCACCGAGGTGACAGCCCGCGATGAGCACTCCGTCCGCGCCTTCCTGGAACGCCTTGAGAACGTAGTAGGGCGAAATGGCGCCCGTGCACATCACTCTGATGTCCACCACGTTGGGCGGGTATTGCAACCTGGACACGCCCGCGAGATCAGCGCCCGCGTACGAGCACCAGTTGCACAGGAACGCGAGAATCTTTACGCCTTCAGCCGAATCCCGACCCGTGTTCCCCTCGGTTTTCACTGGAGTTTTTTCTGTCACAATCACTTCACTTTCACTTTTGCCGCGCTGACCTTGAATTCCGGGATTTTCGAGACTGGATCCACGACGTTGTTTGTCAGCGTGTTGGCGGCCGCTTCGACGTAGTGGAACGGCACGAAGATGACGCCATCCGGCATCCTCTTGGTCACCATGGCTTCGATATCGATTTCGCCGCGCCGCGTACTCACGACAACATCGACGCCCGACTCGATCCCGAACTTCTCGGCGTCGGCCGGGCTGATCCAGACCTTGCCATGCGGGTCGATTTCGTTGATGCCTTTGGATTTGCGGGTCATTGTTCCGGTGTGGTACTGCCAGAGCACTCTGCCGGTGGTGAGAATCAGCGGGTACTCGGCGTCAGGCTCTTCCGCGGGCGGCTTATACTGCGCCGGACAGAACAGCCCCTTTCCCCTTGTGAACTGTTTGGTGTGCAGAATCGGCGTACCGGGGTGCTCGGCGTCAGGGCACGGCCAGTGCACGGTCGCGCCGCCGTCCAGCCTCGCGTGGCTGACGCCGCCGTATTGCGGGGTCAGGTTTGCTATCTCGTCCATGACCCCGGAGGCTTCGATTGTCGCCATCTCGTATCCCATGCGCTTCGATATTTCACCGATGATTTCGTAGTCAGTCTTCGCCTCGCCCGGAGGCTCAACGGCCTTGCGCACCATTTGAACGCGCCTGTCCGTGGTGGTGAATGTCCCATCCTTTTCGGCGAATGACG is part of the Candidatus Anoxymicrobium japonicum genome and encodes:
- a CDS encoding restriction endonuclease subunit M; amino-acid sequence: MVPSEVLELTERFEMNREAYLSGQYKESQLRLEFIDPFFKALGWDVYNEQGYAEQYKDVIVEDAVKVGEATKAPDYCFRIGGTRKFFVEAKKPSVNLKDDISPAFQLRRYAWSAKLPLSLLTDFEELAVYDCRVKPVKTDKASRARTLYFTYPEYEKRWDEIASVFSREAVLKGSFDKYAESKKPKGTAEVDEAFLKEIESWRDLLARNIALRNSGMSHRELNYAVQRTIDRIIFLRICEARGIEIYGALMALLNGPHVYPRLFELFRKANDRYNSGLFHFREEKERPEYPDELTPGMVVDDKPLKEIIRKLYYPESPYEFSVLPADILGQVYEQFLGKVIRLTPRHRAVVEEKPEVKKAGGVYYTPTFIVDYIVDNTVGKLLEGKTPKQASKLKILDPACGSGSFLIGAFQHLLDWHRDRYVEDGLEKLAKGRSPKLFQGLGGDWRLTTGERKRILLNNIYGVDIDPQAVEVTKLSLLLKVLEGESDETLTSQLKLFHERALPDLGNNIKCGNSLIGPDYYDNKQMSLMDDEERYRINTFDWNGEFPEIVKAGGFDTVIGNPPYGIVFDIKVKSYLEFHYPTFIRNNDNYVAFSQRAVDLLKPNCLFGFIIPNTFLVGPYFNDFKRYVLERADVTQIVDFGINQVFRQPNVFTALLFLQKRLGRQTTVRVRHAELCEVSDIDIFPASMCRWDLDKDVLESLSWKYVNPLDSKLTTDKVKLDDISLVKDVGLNYWTRGRGKKRGGSIADRVLYEGKKQEKQDMQYLKGRDVKRYEITFGDHWLRHNYEELLDPRVDTFRFSSAILEQRKIVYRQTSDRMIASLELTGMLTDKTLHSIVLRSEWEGRVDLRYILGILNSKLTSYLYRTWAHEEGRTFAQAKIFRTKQIPIPGIEVEDDDYKVNHDRMVELVEEIFSLKMRLADAKTPTDKTSIQRQIDATDRQIDRMVYELYGLTEDEIKIVEQETG
- a CDS encoding addiction module toxin RelE codes for the protein MRQPRISFPGALHHIYSRGNGQQSIFLSSQDRRDFLGILSEVNSTYSWICHSYCLVGNHYHLLIETPTGKLSEGMQLLNGAYCARFNYRHDRIGHVVQGRFHSPLVTRESHFLELLRYMALNPVKANLAQHPGEWRWSSFRAFAGLIPFPPFLTSDLALDMFSSDIDDARSQYIAFVLEKLGE
- a CDS encoding methyl-viologen-reducing hydrogenase subunit delta, coding for MKTEGNTGRDSAEGVKILAFLCNWCSYAGADLAGVSRLQYPPNVVDIRVMCTGAISPYYVLKAFQEGADGVLIAGCHLGDCHYDKGNYAAAERFRVLKDMLVGIGMDPRRVRLEWISAAEGARFSDVITSFTEQVASAGKSPWALSPSEESL